A stretch of the Lolium perenne isolate Kyuss_39 chromosome 3, Kyuss_2.0, whole genome shotgun sequence genome encodes the following:
- the LOC127340547 gene encoding uncharacterized protein — translation MSSGEYVSDSAGSSHHSGASDRLEAEIDRMNTSSSAPEAGTGRGQEASSSSQASGANLAAITRGAWKGSDVKQPEIDWLYRSRRIPAEACERFPRIAAEALQGPIRKRALDKEDPDPHAVGHKHKMGRTHTSCPDLPSASANPPIVEHVSPLEAEVGPEFLEKLASRGQKKKAPASEAGTSDAPPAKRSRKEIVGGKEVTAKRYRKREMPVTSGPALKITKSATGMRPEGSEGAARASPPPQPTTLGLGKDKLPVVDPAGPRSTGQHFGRLRRAVKEFDTAWHDANNNVAGTLDTRKQLFEELLWEHRYLSEAHSKCQAVPEATVKDLTDQLATLKAEKEQLAKEHQQALDAQRTRFSELKDKLMEAEVRHSQELKDAKAAAETKLDDTLKEYAHNSEVLRLELEEQSKARKAAEDRIGILTTDQAEYDRLVMQADALAFKLFPDSQVHAIKKVAERRAEQSMTNPDAPWDPYDHLVALAARICHMRAVDRHLVELPERAIEIFKVLWPGEAVPVNLTLISDRLKDACRRIREWKWSAARAGADAALRIACSWYEELDLDAFHSLLGDAPTDTDPVLSAKRQDRAYRIAEFAHTRTFIPPPPGVRDEISDDEEDAEDEQDEEAAGGNAPPEQGDAPPEAPEAGAQPPLA, via the exons ATGTCTTCCGGAGAGTACGTTTCTGACTCTGCCGGCAGCAGCCACCACAGCGGGGCCTCCGACAGGCTCGAGGCCGAGATTGACCGGATGAACACATCTTCTTCTGCTCCCGAGGCCGGAACCGGAAGGGGCCAGGAAGCCAGCAGCTCCAGCCAAGCTTCCGGTGCGAACCTGGCGgcaatcacccgcggagcctggaaaggttcCGACGTGAAGCAGCCAGAGATCGACTGGTTGTACCGCTCCCGAAGGATACCGGCAGAA GCCTGCGAGCGCTTTCCTCGCATTGCTGCGGAGGCATTACAAGGCCCCATCCGCAAGCGTGCCTTGGACAAGGaggatccggatcctcacgcagtTGGGCATAAGCACAAGATGGGCAGGACCCACACTTCATGCCCCG ATCTCCCCTCAGCCAGCGCCAACCCACCGATTGTGGAGCATGTCTCCCCGCTGGAGGCAGAGGTTGGCCCGGAGTTCCTGGAGAAACTTGCCTCCCGGGGCCAGAAGAAGAAAGCGCCGGCATCCGAAGCCGGTACGAGCGATGCTCCTCCCGCCAAGCGCTCCCGGAAGGAAATCGTTGGCGGGAAAGAGGTCACGGCCAAGCGTTACCGGAAGCGGGAAATGCCGGTTACTTCCGG CCCTGCGCTCAAGATTACCAAGAGTGCCACCGGCATGAGGCCGGAAGGCTCTGAGGGCGCCGCCAGAgcctcacctcctcctcaaccaa CGACGCTTGGCCTGGGGAAGGACAAGCTGCCGGTGGTTGATCCTGCCGGCCCCCGGAGCACTGGGCAGCACTTTGgccggctgcggcgcgcggtcAAAGAATTTGACACCGCGTGGCACGACGCCAACAACAATGTGGCG GGCACCTTGGacacccggaagcaactctttgaggagcttctgtgggagcaccggtacCTTTCCGAGGCACACAGCAAATGCCAAG CTGTGCCGGAAGCCACCGTCAAGGACCTCACCGACCAGCTCGCCACGCTCAAAG ctgaaaaggagcagcttgccAAGGAGCACCAACAAGCTCTGGATGCTCAGAGGACTCGCTTCTCCGAGCTGAAGGATAAGCTTATGGAGGCTGAAGTCCGCCACTCGCAGGAGCTCAAGGATGCCAAGGCTGCTGCTGAAACTAAATTGGATGACACCTTGAAGGAGTACGCCCACAACAGCGAGGTGCTGCGGTTAGAGCTGGAGGAGCAGAGCAAGGCACGGAAGGCGGCAGAAGACCGGATCGGCATCCTCACCACAGATCAGGCCGAATATGACCGGTTGGTCATGCAGGCCGATGCCCTGGCCTTCA AACTCTTCCCAGATTCACAGGTGCACGCTATCAAGAAGGTGGCGGAACGCAGGGCTGAGCAATCCATGACCaatccggatgcgccctgggacccctatgaccatcttGTGGCGTTGGCCGCCCGGATCTGCCACATGAGAGCTGTGGACCGGCACCTGGTCGAGCTGCCTGAGAGGGCCATAGAAATTTTCAAGGTCCTGTGGCCTGGGGAAGCTGTTCCGGTGAATCTGACGCTTATCTCGGACCGGCTGAAGGACGCTTGCCGGAGGATCCGGGAATGGAAGTGGTCAGCggcccgtgccggagcggatgcggcactacgcatcgcctgctcctggtacgaaGAATTGGATCTGGACGCTTTCCACAGCCTTCTCGGCGATGCGCCCACAGATACAGATCCAGTCTTATCCGCCAAGCGCCAGGACCGCGCCTACCGGATTGCGGAGTTTGCCCAtacgcgcaccttcatccctcctcctcccggCGTCAGAGACGAAATCTCCGACGACGAAGAAGACGCTGAGGACGAGCAGGATGAGGAAGCCGCAGGAGGCAACGCCCCTCCGGAAcaaggcgatgctcctccggaagcccctgaagCCGGCGCACAGCCTCCGCTTGCTTGA